The Mesomycoplasma flocculare ATCC 27399 genome includes a window with the following:
- a CDS encoding TIGR00282 family metallophosphoesterase — translation MKSAIVLFVGDIFGTPGIAMFKEHFEILKQKYQFDLVIVQAENITGRKGLNKKDYLYLKKIGVDIFTIGNHVWSNPEINLIIDNPDIVRPLNIDKEYKGKGSTIIEKSGKRFRITSLLGVAFNKLVKPWNHKFANNFFDAIDKILFENQADFHIVDFHAETTSEKNTLAIYLNGKINALLGTHTHVQTADSRKLSLGTLFITDVGMTGPANDAIGVKFLDVYNRIRYNKSTKFRTSENPCQFNAVILKLNQDLEKQEIIPVNIYKENTEAN, via the coding sequence ATGAAATCAGCTATTGTTTTATTTGTTGGGGATATTTTTGGGACGCCGGGAATAGCGATGTTTAAAGAACATTTTGAAATTTTAAAGCAAAAATACCAATTTGATTTAGTGATTGTCCAAGCCGAAAATATTACCGGGAGAAAAGGTCTTAATAAAAAAGATTATCTTTATCTAAAAAAAATAGGTGTTGATATTTTTACAATTGGCAATCATGTCTGATCTAATCCAGAAATTAATTTGATAATCGATAATCCTGACATTGTCCGCCCGCTAAATATTGATAAAGAATATAAAGGAAAAGGTTCTACTATAATTGAAAAAAGTGGAAAAAGATTTCGAATAACCTCACTTCTTGGTGTTGCTTTTAATAAATTAGTCAAGCCTTGGAACCATAAATTTGCCAATAATTTTTTTGATGCAATTGATAAAATTCTTTTTGAGAATCAAGCTGATTTTCATATTGTTGATTTTCATGCAGAGACTACAAGCGAGAAAAATACTTTAGCAATTTATCTAAACGGCAAAATTAATGCGCTTTTAGGGACGCATACTCATGTCCAAACTGCAGATTCACGCAAATTATCGCTTGGAACTTTATTTATTACCGATGTTGGGATGACTGGCCCCGCAAATGATGCAATTGGCGTTAAGTTTCTCGATGTTTATAATAGAATTAGGTATAATAAAAGTACAAAATTTCGCACTTCTGAAAATCCTTGTCAATTTAATGCGGTTATTTTAAAATTAAACCAAGATCTTGAAAAGCAAGAAATTATTCCAGTTAATATATACAAGGAAAATACCGAAGCAAATTAA
- the rpsR gene encoding 30S ribosomal protein S18, producing the protein MNKKFAKKFKKKVCQFCDAKLFYIDYKQTEILQRFINAFGKIQPSRITGNCAKHQRKLALAIKRARYLALLPFIGDRIRGNYDKTRA; encoded by the coding sequence ATGAATAAAAAATTTGCAAAAAAATTCAAAAAAAAAGTTTGCCAATTCTGTGATGCGAAATTATTTTATATTGACTATAAACAAACAGAAATTCTCCAACGTTTTATTAATGCCTTTGGCAAAATTCAGCCATCACGAATCACTGGAAATTGTGCAAAACACCAAAGAAAATTAGCGCTTGCAATTAAAAGAGCTCGCTATCTTGCTTTATTACCTTTTATTGGCGATAGAATCCGCGGAAATTACGATAAAACCCGTGCTTAA
- the ychF gene encoding redox-regulated ATPase YchF, whose product MNLKAGLIGLPNVGKSSLFSALTKMKVEIANYPFATIEPNIATVIIRDPRIIQLAKLVNPEKVVFATYSFVDIAGLIKGASTGEGLGNKFLANVRDVDCLVHVVRCFEDSKIIHINNKIDPISDVETINLELIFADLGTIESIITRLQKKVNNTNDKKAKIETELAKKVQAHLQNGKPVRDLDLNSDELLLIKNWQLLSIKPILYVGNLDQKSLKNPRSNPYFSKLTSYLEKENASLIPICILLEQEMSQFTDEEKEMFLNEFELEFSSLDLLALYSFRLLNLATFFTVGKKEVRAWTFKKNTSALDCGGIIHSDFRKKFIRVEIISFEDFIQAGSEKNVKEKGKMRLEGKDYLIQDGEICHFRIGN is encoded by the coding sequence ATGAACTTAAAAGCCGGTTTAATTGGCCTACCTAATGTCGGAAAATCTTCGTTATTTTCCGCGCTTACAAAAATGAAAGTGGAAATTGCAAATTACCCTTTTGCCACAATCGAACCTAATATTGCCACTGTAATAATTCGCGATCCGCGAATTATTCAGCTGGCAAAACTCGTTAATCCCGAAAAGGTTGTTTTTGCTACTTATTCTTTTGTTGATATTGCCGGTTTAATAAAAGGGGCCTCAACTGGTGAAGGGCTAGGTAATAAATTTCTTGCAAATGTTAGAGATGTTGATTGTCTAGTACACGTTGTCCGTTGTTTTGAGGATTCAAAAATCATCCATATTAACAACAAAATCGACCCAATTTCCGATGTTGAAACAATTAACCTTGAACTAATTTTCGCCGATCTTGGTACAATCGAGTCGATAATCACACGCTTGCAAAAAAAAGTCAATAACACAAACGATAAAAAAGCTAAAATAGAAACAGAACTTGCAAAAAAAGTGCAAGCCCATTTGCAAAACGGCAAACCAGTGCGCGATTTAGATCTAAATTCTGATGAACTTTTGCTAATTAAAAATTGACAACTTTTAAGTATTAAGCCAATTTTATACGTTGGTAATTTAGACCAAAAATCGCTGAAAAACCCAAGATCTAATCCTTATTTTTCAAAGTTAACATCCTATTTAGAAAAAGAAAATGCTAGTCTAATCCCAATTTGCATTCTTTTAGAACAAGAAATGTCGCAATTTACCGATGAGGAAAAAGAAATGTTTTTAAATGAGTTCGAACTTGAATTTTCCTCACTTGATTTATTAGCCCTTTATAGTTTTCGCCTCTTAAATTTAGCAACTTTTTTCACCGTTGGTAAAAAAGAAGTAAGAGCCTGAACTTTTAAAAAAAACACAAGCGCACTTGATTGCGGCGGAATTATTCACTCTGATTTCCGCAAAAAATTTATTCGCGTTGAGATTATCTCATTTGAAGATTTTATTCAAGCTGGTAGTGAAAAAAATGTAAAAGAAAAAGGAAAAATGCGACTAGAAGGAAAAGATTATTTAATACAAGATGGTGAAATTTGCCACTTTCGCATTGGTAATTAA
- a CDS encoding Rho termination factor N-terminal domain-containing protein: MWGNPLGNNKIPTIAELWKNEKKQYRIWIFSYPILLALLAILLGVRLFLNFDIKSFGLVSSILSILFTAATLFFYIISLFISYKEKDFSMIGNRSFFVNLVAFSLSVLSIVNSTIAIINDLNTGDKNFALILAIQIILVSLIFILIPYFYTRVLKIKSIFKLSHSIITFEQQISELKKDPQAFSKFMNIFDLNQDVANLSKNGNSANFDFDASQDLEQNNKKPRTKNEKIKITLEKLPFTNLHEIAKKLEISGYQDLKKQELIELLTRILAQQENKK, translated from the coding sequence ATGTGAGGAAACCCATTAGGAAATAACAAAATTCCGACAATAGCCGAATTATGAAAAAACGAAAAAAAACAGTATAGAATTTGGATTTTTTCTTATCCAATTTTACTTGCTCTGCTAGCTATTTTATTAGGAGTTCGGTTATTTTTAAACTTTGATATTAAAAGTTTTGGGCTTGTATCTTCTATTTTGTCAATTTTATTCACAGCCGCTACGTTGTTTTTTTATATTATTTCGCTTTTCATTTCATATAAAGAAAAAGATTTTTCTATGATTGGAAATAGATCCTTTTTTGTAAATTTGGTTGCCTTTTCATTATCTGTGCTCTCAATTGTAAACTCAACAATAGCAATAATTAATGATTTAAATACTGGGGATAAAAATTTTGCGTTAATTTTAGCAATTCAAATCATTTTGGTTAGTCTTATTTTTATTTTAATTCCATATTTTTATACAAGGGTTCTAAAAATTAAATCAATTTTTAAACTTTCTCATTCAATAATAACATTCGAACAACAAATTAGTGAACTAAAAAAAGATCCGCAAGCTTTTTCGAAATTTATGAACATTTTTGATTTAAATCAAGATGTTGCTAATTTAAGCAAGAATGGTAATTCTGCTAATTTTGATTTTGATGCTAGTCAAGATTTGGAACAAAACAACAAAAAACCTAGAACAAAAAACGAAAAAATCAAAATAACATTAGAAAAATTACCTTTTACGAACTTACATGAAATAGCAAAAAAACTTGAAATTTCCGGTTATCAAGATTTAAAAAAACAAGAACTAATCGAACTTTTAACACGCATTTTGGCACAACAAGAAAATAAAAAATAA
- the rpsF gene encoding 30S ribosomal protein S6: protein MPKYEIMTILDPKAEMSVLDNLLKTVFGQNSTEKLQKLEITNLAYPIRKAKTAQYFLVNLAAPSKLIGEFVRRANITKVIWRYLIVNLDSEKGLKHKPKIRNRAKKFTIKRDFLEKPAFKINNPKQRLEQNRQKQPYYNKLKNSKFITKDKEQNLNQKTQSAN, encoded by the coding sequence ATGCCAAAATATGAAATAATGACAATTTTAGATCCAAAAGCAGAAATGTCAGTTTTAGATAATTTGCTAAAAACTGTTTTTGGTCAAAATTCGACTGAAAAACTGCAAAAACTTGAAATTACGAATCTCGCCTACCCGATTCGAAAAGCAAAAACAGCCCAATATTTCTTAGTTAATCTTGCCGCGCCATCAAAGTTAATTGGCGAATTTGTTCGCCGTGCTAATATTACTAAAGTAATTTGACGATATTTAATAGTTAATCTTGATAGCGAAAAGGGACTAAAACATAAACCAAAAATTAGAAATCGCGCAAAAAAATTTACTATAAAACGCGATTTTCTTGAAAAGCCAGCTTTTAAAATTAATAATCCAAAACAACGTTTAGAGCAAAACCGACAAAAACAACCATATTATAACAAGTTAAAAAACAGCAAATTTATAACCAAAGACAAAGAACAAAATTTAAACCAAAAAACGCAAAGTGCTAATTAA
- a CDS encoding single-stranded DNA-binding protein: MNKIILIGRVSSKPVLLNTKSNLAFLRFNLAVSRRKYSHDGSQITDFIPIVAWRQNATLLDKLITVGSLLAIEGSLQGNRVISNTNAYITNYEVSLENFQTLETKDQLEMRRQKLSQKTSAPTFETIYDDPEMQEHLDFRHSIKTEDEKSQLFDLPTEITDNIATENKENPFADYWDIDDLDPNKE, encoded by the coding sequence ATGAATAAAATTATTTTAATTGGCAGAGTATCATCAAAACCGGTGCTTTTAAATACTAAATCGAACCTCGCTTTTTTACGTTTTAATTTAGCTGTTTCTAGACGAAAATACAGTCATGATGGCAGCCAGATTACAGATTTTATCCCAATTGTTGCCTGACGCCAAAATGCAACCTTATTAGATAAATTAATAACTGTCGGAAGCTTGCTTGCGATCGAAGGTTCGCTACAGGGAAACCGTGTTATTAGCAATACAAACGCTTATATTACAAATTATGAGGTAAGCCTTGAAAATTTTCAGACATTAGAAACTAAAGATCAATTAGAAATGCGTAGACAAAAGTTAAGTCAAAAAACTTCAGCGCCTACTTTCGAGACAATCTATGATGACCCGGAAATGCAAGAACATCTTGATTTTAGACATTCGATAAAAACCGAAGATGAGAAAAGTCAGCTTTTCGACTTACCTACGGAAATAACGGATAATATTGCTACTGAAAATAAAGAAAACCCCTTTGCCGATTATTGAGACATTGATGATCTTGACCCTAATAAAGAATAA